The Streptomyces sp. V3I7 genome segment GCAGGCGGCGTTCGGACGCGGTCGGGCTGCCTCCGCGCGGGGCCGAACGCGCGCGCGTGCCCGGGTTGGTCCAGGACGCGGAGCCCGGACCCGGGGGCGGTGTGATCCGGTTCGGCCGTTCGGAGCTGCGGATCACCGTGACGGTGACCGGGGCGGTCTTCTGGGGGTGGGACGGGGCTGGTCCCGAGCCGTCGTACGCGCTCGCGGGGCGTTGTCCCGAGCCGGACCCGCGCGTGGTGCTGGAGCCGGACAAGGACGGCGGCTGGCGGGTCGTGGCGGAGCGGGTGACGATCGTGGTCTCCCGGCACGGTGCGGTCGAGGTGTGCACGCCCGGGGGTGTGACGCTGCGCCGGGATCTGCCGCCCCGGTGGTGGGAGCCGGTGGCCGGCGGCACGGCGCGTTGGATGCAGCGGTCGGAGGTGGCCGCCGACGCGCGGTTCTTCGGGCTGGGCGGCCGCGCGTCGGGGCTCCGGCTGCGCGACGGGTCGTACCGGCTGTGGAACACCGACCCGGGGCATGCCTTCGGTCGGGGTGACGATCCGCTGTATCTGACGATGCCGGTCCAGTTCGTGGTGGCCGACGCCGGGGCGCACCTGATGTTCCATGACACTTCGTGGGACGGGACGGTGACGCTCCGGGAGGGCGAGGAGGGTGCCGGGTCCGGTCATGACCGGGCCGGGCGGTGTGAGCTGCGGATGGACGGCGGTCCGCTGCGCTGCTGGGTCGTGGTGGGGACACCCGCGCGCGTGCTGCACGCCTGGGCGTCGCTGACCGGGGCGCCGGCGCTGCCGCCCGCGTGGGCGCTCGGACATCATCACGCCCGCTGGGGGTTCGGCAGCGAGCAGGAGGTGCGGCGGATCGTCGCCGGTTATCAGGAGCGCGGACTGCCTCTGGACGCCGTCCATCTGGACATCGACCACTACGACGCGCACCAGGTGTTCACCGTCGACCAGGAGCGCTTCCCGAAGCTGCCGGTCCTCGCCGAGGAGCTGCGGCGGGACGGGATCCGGCTGGTGTCGATCGTCGATCCGGCCGTGAAGGCCGCACCCGGCAACGCCGTGTACGACAGCGGGTCGGCCGTGGACGCCTTCGTGCGGGACGCCGCCGGGGAGCCGGTGCGGGGTGTGGTGTGGCCCGGGGAGTCGGTCTATCCGGACTTCACGCACCCGCGCGTGCGCGCGTGGTGGGGCGCGCTCTACGAGGAGCGGCTGGAACAGGGCTTCGCGGGTTTCTGGCACGACATGAACGAGCCGACGTCGTTCCACGCCTTCGGTGAGTCGACGTTGCCGCGTTCGGCCCGGCACTCCCTGGAGGGGCGCGGCGGCGATCACAGGGAGGCGCACAACGTGTACGCCCTCTGCATGGCCAGGGCGGGCTACGAGGGGCTGCGCGAACGCGCGCCCCAGGAGCGCCCGTTCCTGTTCTCCCGCTCCGGCTGGGCGGGCATCCAGCGTTACGGCGGCACGTGGTCGGGCGACGTGGCCACGGGCTGGCCGGGGCTGCGGGCGTCCCTGTCCCTGGTACTGGGGCTCGGGCTGTGCGGGGTGCCGTACTCGGGCCCGGACATCGGCGGCTTCGACGGGAGTCCGTCGCCGGAGCTGTTCCTGCGGTGGTTCCAGCTGGGCGCGTACCTGCCGCTGTTCCGGACGCACGCGAGTCTGCGGGCGGGGCGCAGGGAGCCGTGGGAGTTCGGCCCCGACGTGCTGGAGCACGCGCGCGCGGCGCTCGTCGAACGCCGGCGGCTGCTGCCGTACTTCATGACGCTGGCGCATCTGGCCCGGCGTACCGGCGCGCCCTATGTGCGGCCGCTGTGGTGGGGCGCGCCGGAGGACCGGGCGCTGCGTGACTGCGAGGACGCGTTCTTGCTGGGCGACTGCTTCCTGGTGGCACCGGTGCTCGATCCGGGGGCGGACCGGCGTGCGGTGCAGCTGCCCCGCGGGCGCTGGTACGACACGGTCACGGAGCAGGCGTACGAGGGGCCGGGGCAGGTTCTGGTCGACGCCCCGCGGTCGCGGATACCGGTGCTCGCGCGCGCGGGTGCGGTGGTTCCGGTACGCAGCGACGACGGCGGGCTCGAGTTGGAGGTGTGGGCGCCGGCGCGTGGCCGCACCGGGGGCGGGCTCGTCGTGCCGGATGCGGGGGACGGGTGGGGCGAGCCGGAGATCGAGCGGTACGTCGCCCGCTGGGAGGGCCGGCGGGTGGTCGTCGGCCGGGAGAGCGAGGAGGGCGTGAGCGAGCCGCCCTGTCCGGTGCGAGTACGGGGCCTCGGCTGAGCCCTCGCCTCAGACGTAGCGGCCCTCGAACCACGCGCGCGTGGCCAGCGTGTGCAGTGGGAAGGCCAGTTCCTCGGGCCTGCGCAGCAGGTGCCAGCCCTCGGTCTCGTCGGTGGCGGCCGACGGCGGCAGGCTGTCGGCGGGGCGTTCCGGGAGCAGCCCGAAGAGCAGCAGGTGTCCGTCCGGTGAGCTCATCGCGTCGGCGAGCCGGACGTCCCGGGCGGCCACGTCGATGCCCGTCTCCTCCCTGAGCTCGCGGACGACGGCCTGCCGCCAGTCCTCGCGGTCGTCGACGTAGCCGCCGGGGAGGGCCGTTGCCCCGCGCGCGGGCTCGACGGTCCGAGTGATGACGACCAGGGCGGTGCCCTGGGTGTCGTACACGGGCTGGAGGGCGACCGCGACCGGCAGCGGGTTGCGGTAGGCGACGGCCTCGCAGGCCGGGCAGATGCGGGGCCAGCCGGAGATGTCCGCGCCGTAGGGCGATCCACAGCTCGAACAGTGCGAGTTCGGCACGGAGTTGACGACTTGCCGCTTGGTTTCGGACACGCGCGGACTGTATCCGATCAGAGACCGCCTTCTTCCGACCGCCAACCCGCGCGCGGCCGCGTCACCGGGCTGCGGTCAGTGACTTCCGGGAGACGGGGAAGTCGAAGTACGTGTTCGGGTAGGACTCGGGCTTGTAGGTGTAGTGCCACCACTCCTCGGCAAGGTTCACGAAGCCGAGGTTCTCCAGGGTGCTCTTGAGCAGGAGCCGGTTGGCGCGCTGCTCACCCTGGATGCGCGGGTCCAGGGTGTGGGCGAGCGTGTCGAAGCAGTCGAAGCCGGTGCCCATGTCGACGGAGTTGTCCGGGAAACGCTGGTCCTTGGGCGCGTAGCAGGGCACGAGGGTCTGACCGGGGACGTAGGGGTGGGTGGGGCGCGCCGGGAGCTTGGCGATCGTCAGGTCCATGGTGGAGCCGCGGCTGTGTCCTGACTTCTCCGCGATGTAGCCGTCGGCGAAGAGCCGGGTCTTGTCGACGTTCGGGTAGAACTCGCCCTTCATTGCCTGGTCGTTGAGGTCCTCGGCCCAGCGGACGAAGTGGTCGACGGCGCGCTGCGGCCGGTAGCAGTCGTACACCTTGAGGGTGTAGCCCTGGCGCAGCAGGCTCTTCTGGGCCTGTTGGAGCGCCTCGGCGGCGGGGCGGGTGAGGATGCAGATCGGCTGCTCATAGCCGTCGACCCGCTCGCCGACGAAGTTGTGCGGGGTGAAGTAGCGCATCTCCTGGACGATCGTGGGGTCCACGGTGCTCAGGGCCACGAAGTCCTTCGGCGCCTTCGGTTCGGGTGTCGCCCTGGCGGTGGTGGAGGCGGCGGTCACGGTCAGCAGGGCGGCGACGGCGGTGACGAGACCGCGCGCGGCACGGGAGAGTCGTGTCATGTCCCCTGCATCTATCAGGAGGGGAGCGTGCGGGGGAAGCACTTGTGCGCGCCGGCACCGGGGATCCGCGGAATCACGCGTGAACGTGTCATGAACTGGGCCCGGGCGGGCGCGTGCGGCGTCATCATGCTGCCGTGGCTTCTTGGTCGGACAGTCTCCGCTTCGCCTTTCAGCCGGTGGTCAGTCTGGCCACCGGCGCGGTCACGGCGCTGGAGGTCCTGGCCCGCCCGGAGACCGGCGACGTGCTGGCCGAGGCGTGCCGCGATCCCGAAGTCGACAGCCGGGTGGCCGTGTTGGCGTTCGGCTCGGCCGTCCGCAGGGAACGGATGCTGCCGCT includes the following:
- a CDS encoding TIM-barrel domain-containing protein, with the translated sequence MEGRDLVRSVKVVGSARAAQGLRTLRAAWRRRRSDAVGLPPRGAERARVPGLVQDAEPGPGGGVIRFGRSELRITVTVTGAVFWGWDGAGPEPSYALAGRCPEPDPRVVLEPDKDGGWRVVAERVTIVVSRHGAVEVCTPGGVTLRRDLPPRWWEPVAGGTARWMQRSEVAADARFFGLGGRASGLRLRDGSYRLWNTDPGHAFGRGDDPLYLTMPVQFVVADAGAHLMFHDTSWDGTVTLREGEEGAGSGHDRAGRCELRMDGGPLRCWVVVGTPARVLHAWASLTGAPALPPAWALGHHHARWGFGSEQEVRRIVAGYQERGLPLDAVHLDIDHYDAHQVFTVDQERFPKLPVLAEELRRDGIRLVSIVDPAVKAAPGNAVYDSGSAVDAFVRDAAGEPVRGVVWPGESVYPDFTHPRVRAWWGALYEERLEQGFAGFWHDMNEPTSFHAFGESTLPRSARHSLEGRGGDHREAHNVYALCMARAGYEGLRERAPQERPFLFSRSGWAGIQRYGGTWSGDVATGWPGLRASLSLVLGLGLCGVPYSGPDIGGFDGSPSPELFLRWFQLGAYLPLFRTHASLRAGRREPWEFGPDVLEHARAALVERRRLLPYFMTLAHLARRTGAPYVRPLWWGAPEDRALRDCEDAFLLGDCFLVAPVLDPGADRRAVQLPRGRWYDTVTEQAYEGPGQVLVDAPRSRIPVLARAGAVVPVRSDDGGLELEVWAPARGRTGGGLVVPDAGDGWGEPEIERYVARWEGRRVVVGRESEEGVSEPPCPVRVRGLG
- a CDS encoding M15 family metallopeptidase, giving the protein MTRLSRAARGLVTAVAALLTVTAASTTARATPEPKAPKDFVALSTVDPTIVQEMRYFTPHNFVGERVDGYEQPICILTRPAAEALQQAQKSLLRQGYTLKVYDCYRPQRAVDHFVRWAEDLNDQAMKGEFYPNVDKTRLFADGYIAEKSGHSRGSTMDLTIAKLPARPTHPYVPGQTLVPCYAPKDQRFPDNSVDMGTGFDCFDTLAHTLDPRIQGEQRANRLLLKSTLENLGFVNLAEEWWHYTYKPESYPNTYFDFPVSRKSLTAAR
- a CDS encoding NUDIX domain-containing protein, producing the protein MSETKRQVVNSVPNSHCSSCGSPYGADISGWPRICPACEAVAYRNPLPVAVALQPVYDTQGTALVVITRTVEPARGATALPGGYVDDREDWRQAVVRELREETGIDVAARDVRLADAMSSPDGHLLLFGLLPERPADSLPPSAATDETEGWHLLRRPEELAFPLHTLATRAWFEGRYV